The DNA window GATGCTGACACTGAATAATTAGCAGTCACTGCCAAAGGCTCCGCAATCTCACTTTGACTCACAGGAGGTTCAGGCAGCGATACAGACTCTTCAGGAGCTAATGCTGGCACCTCAGCAGACCATGTATTTTCAGCTGTTAATGCTGACTGCTCAGCGGCTAACACTGGACCCTCTGGTGGTTCCTCAGGAGGCAATGGTGGTGTCATTGGTGGCTCTTCAGGTGGCAATGGTGGCATTGTTGGAGGCTCTTCAGGAGGCAAAGGTGGCACCATATATGCCTCCGTGTATGTATCAGTATAAGAATCGGTGTAAGAATCAGCTGCCATAGACATCATTGAACGATCAGCAGTATAAGATGACATCATAGATCGGTCAGCTGCAGAGTACGATGACATCATAGACCGGTCAGCAGCAGAGTACGATGACATCATAGACCGGTCAGCACCCATGGACATCATAGATCGGTCAGCCATTGGGGACATCATGGAGCGCTCGTAGGCTGACATCATAGAGCGTTCATAAGCTGACATCATAGAGCGCTCAGCCATAGGGGACATCATAGAGCGCTCATAGGCTGACATCATAGAGCGCTCGTAGGCGGACATCATAGAACGCTCAGCCATAGGGGACATCATAGACCGCTCATAAGACATCATAGAGCGTTCATAAGATGACATCATGGAACGTTCTGCAGCATAGGACATCATCATAGAACGTCTAGATGCTAACATCAGGGGTCTAGGTGCTAACCTATATGGCCTGGGAGCTATTCTATAGGACCTGGGTGCTATCCTATAGGGTCTAGGTGACATTCTATAGGGATCAGGAGTTAGTCTGTAGGGATCATGGCCTAATCTATAGGGATCCTGCCCTAACCTGTAGGCATCATGACCTAGCCTGTAAGGGTCATGACCTAACCTATACGGATCCTGAGCTAACCTGTAAGGATCCTGAGCTAACCTGTAGGGATCAGGAGATTTTGAACCCAACATAGCAGAATCTTGGGTACTAGATGCTAACATCTGGGCATCCATGGTACCAGACGCTAACATCTGAGCATCCATGGAGCCAGAAGCTAACATCTGAGAGTCCATAGTGCCAGATGCTAACATCTGGGAGTCCATAGAGCTAGTGGCTAACATCTGGGAGTCCATGGTGCTGGTTGCTAACATCTGGGAGTCCATGGAGCTGGTTGCTAACATCTGGGAGTCCATGGAGCTGGTTGCTAACATCTGGGAGTCCATGGAGCTGGTTGCTAACATCTGGGAGTCCATGGAGCTGGTTGCTAACATCTGGGAGTCCATGGAGCTGGTTGCTAGCATCTGAGAGTCCATGGAGCTGGTTGCTAACATCTGAGAGTCCATGGAGCTGGTTGCTAACATCTGGGAGTCCATGGAGCTGGTTGCTAACATCTGGGAGTCCATGGTGCTAGAGGCTAACATCTGGGAGTCCATAGTGTTGGATGCTAGCATTTGAGAGTCCATGGTGTTGGACGCTAGCATTTGGGAGTCCATGGTGTTGGATGCTAACATATGGGTCTCCATGGTGTTAGAAGCTAACATATGGGATTCTTGGGCCATCAAGGGATCCACTCCTACTGTTACAGAAGTCTCCCCCACTAATGTAGTAGGCAGCTCCTGTGCTACCGTATTATAGGATTCCAGCGCTGTCGTCGAGGGCACCTCCAGGGACTGCGACACGGTCATCGTTGACAGCTCCGTTGTCACCACAGACTGAACAGAGATCTCCAGCGCCACAGTTGCCACAGGCTGCCCAGGCAACTCTGGCGCCCCAGGTTGCCCTGGCAACTCCAGCACCCCTGTTGCCAAGGGCTGCCCCAGAAGCTCCAGTGCTCCAGCTGCCCCAGACTGCCCCGAGAACTCCAGTGCCCCAGCTGCCATGAGCTGCCCAGGCAACTCCAGTGCCCCAGTTGCCACAGGTTGCCCCGACAACTCCAGCGCCCTAGTTGCCGAAGGCAGCCCTGGCAACTCTGGCACCCCAGTCACCGAAGGCTGCCCTGACAACTCCAGCGCTGTCGTTGCCACCGGCTGTCCCGGCAACTCCAGCACCATTGCCGCCTCAGGCTGCCCCAGCAACCCTGTTGCCGTTGTCACCTCAGGCTGCCCAGGATGTTCCACCGCTGTCATCCCCACAGGCTGCTCCAATTCTGTCGTCGTCACAGGTTGTTCGGTCAACTCCATTGCTACTGTTACCACAGGCTGCCCTGGCAACTCTACTGCTGTTGTCACTGCAGGCAGCCCTGGCAACTCCTGTGCCATCACAGGTGGCTCTGGTACCTCCTGTGGTGGctccaaccccatggatggtgCTGGAAGCCCTGACAATTCCTGTGACAACTGTGGCACTGATGTCACAGAGGGCCCCGCCAACTCGGGCACTGCTGTCGCAGGGGGCCCTAGCAACTCAGGCACTGGGGTAGAAAGGGGCCCTGGCAACTCTGGCGCCGGGGTAGCAGAGGGCCCAGGTAACTCCAGCACTGGAGTCACAGGGGGCCCCTGCAACTCCGGCATGGAGGTCGCAGGTGGCCCCGGCAACTCCATCACTGAGGCCACCGACGACTCCTGCAGCTCCAACGCTGTGGTCTTGGGCagctccagcatctcctgcgGTCGTGTCATGGATGAATCTGCAATCTCTGACGGTCCTTCTACAGGCTGCTCTGGCAATCTTAGCACTTCAGTTGCTGACGACTCTGGAAAATCCATTGCTGTTGATGTGCTTGGCTCAGGGTGCACCTCAGTAGGTGTCTCTGATGACACAAGAGTTTCTGATAGCTCTAGCACTTTTGCTACTGGAGGCTCTAGCAACATGATCTTTGATGGCTCTGGAGGTGTGCTCTCCAAAGATTTCTGCACAGATTTCATCTGACACTCCACTGACACTGTTACCACTGGCTCAGATGACTTTAGCACTACTGTTGTTGTAGGCACTGGTGCTGTTGCAAAGGAATCCAGAATCTTTGTTGTGGATGGTTCCAGCATTACTGCCACAGACTGCTCTGACGGCATTGAGACTACTGACGTAGATGCAACTGACAGTTCTGTATGTTTTGTAGCTGGCGTCAAAGTTTCTAAGATGTGTGGCTCTGAGACCTCCATCGAAACTACAGGAGGTTCAAGCACAACTGCAGGAGATTCACTGGTATCATACAGGCCAAATGCTCTTACAGAATGCTCCAGTGCCATCTCTGAAGGTTCAGAATCAAACTTCAAAAAGGAATCCGACTCTATGTTCCCATCATGATGTGATTTCGGCTTTGACTCGGATTCTTCTGACtgtcttttatactttttctccttttctttcttctttttcttctttttatttttgtgctttttatgCTTCTTCGACTTTTTGGTAGGAATTTCATCAGTAGGATCTGTTTGGACAGACACACATCTACTTTTTCTGGATGCCTCCTTCAAgtctaaaattaaagaaaattaattatgtCAAATATTCCCCAAGATAGATTTAGATAAATCATATAAACAATACCTTACATTCCATGTTAAAGATACCGTAAGACATTTCCTGttaaataattttccataaaCCAGCTATATGAAGACTGGCACCTTTGCAACATTTCTACAACTAAAGCCAGGGTTAAAAATAAGTTcttaatttattataaaagttcttagaattacattaaaatgtatttttcctaaGTTCAtctaaaacaattattttctccAGCTCTCAATATACAACTTTTAAACTACACTTACATATAAACATCTTTCATATTGTTAACTATCAGAATTCCTAAAAATACATATActgaataatttttgtgactattTCGTAACTCCTATTTACTCATTCAAGAAGCAATGTGGCACTGGCTTTAGAACAGACTGTCTGCTTTTGCATACTGAATCAATGCACCACTCAATTGCTGACACTGTCTTTCAGAGGCAGAGGACAAACTGAGTTAAAACATGCAAAGTACACTGAATAACGCGTGGCATCAAGTAAACTCTcagcaaatgctgctgctgctgctgctaaatcgcttcagtcgtgtccgactctgtgcgaccccacagacagcagcccaccaggctcccccgtccctgggattctccaggcaagaacactggagtgggttgccatttccttctccaatgcatgaaagtgaaaagtgaaagtgaagtcgctcagtgctAGGGAACGCTTTTATAAAGATGGCAAAGGTCTGAGCAACAAACACAAAACATGGAACCTAAATCACTCATGCTGTATTCTAAGAAAAGTAAcacctcttcccttctcttctaaAGTTACTAAGAAGTTAATTTACAACCCTTAAGAGGTTAAGAACATTTCTGCATATCTAAACCAAAATATGGTGTACACTTTATTACTAGATGAGATTTATTCTAATGCCAGTATAAAATCTGATAAACCTTAGTGATCTCAGAAAAAGATCAGAAATCCAGGTCATCAAGATTATGGAAAAAGTGAATTAACACAAGACAAGATCTGTTTCAAAACAAAACTAATCATTTTCTACTAATTGTTTATATTATGTACCAAATCTACATTATACTTCAACAAAAGTTGCTCAAGTCATGAATCTAAGCATGGCCAgtctatactattttttttaagccatactccgtattaaaaaaaaaaaaaaatccataaaatgtCTCCATTTCCAAAACTAAAAGATGGTTGATGATAAGACATTTCTAAGCACCAATTATTTAATCAGTTCCCCACATGCTCAATATCCAGCAATGCTTCCTCCCCATTTATTATACCTTTAAAAGTAGATGCAAAAACAAAGTAATCTCTAACCTTgagttttaaattaaactttccAGGCTTTTAAAATCATTACAATTTGGTCCAGACTCCTGTACCTTCCAAAACTTGACACTTACACAATTTTTCGATGAAAATCCATATTCAAAATCCTGGCACTGAGGCACTACAAATCTAATACAGTTACATTCTACCAGTAAAGCAAACAACTGCaattgtattttcaaaaaatggacataaaCAAAAACAAGTCTTCAGTAAATcagttaaattaaaaattcaacttaCTGACACTTTAGATCTAATGAACATCTTAAATACCGTGCAATCAGAAATACTATTATTTAActattaactatttttaaaaatttagctttCAAGACAGGTAATTATCTTCAACTTACCTGGCTTATATCGTAATTCTGTATCTAAGACCCCAGAAAGTACTTCCTCTATCTTCTGAACTATGTCTTCATTTGGTAGGTTCCTGGCAGAGGCAGCTGCATCACCTGCCTGGTTTCCTTCAATAGGTGTGTTTGTTTCACCATTGAGCTGTCCTTCACTCCTTCCACTTGACAAGAAAAGTTATCAAAATTTGTTAATTCTATCATgacatataaatatttgtaacaatttatttaaaaaaacctcaTATTATTCATACATTTCaccattttgtatttaattttggaTGATATTCCCCTTTTCCCCATCAACAGTGCTTCCTTAACACTACTTAACAGTtggcacatttttattttcatacaatttcttaaagttttcagaagtgttaaagttaaaaaaaatctttaaaacaggTTTCcaagctcttttaaaaaaaaacaaaaaactaaatacTCCCCAACCAGCATATTtctctcaggggaaaaaaattactaagatcacaataacaaaaccaaagaagaaaaacacattaCCTAACATTATGGTAAATGCTATAGTGACAATAAAGCTACACCTCTGGATGGATCACAATCACCATCAGCAATATGAAGTAACAAAAATTTAGCCACAGACATTTAGTCAAAAGTATAACTGGTAGCTTCAGATCAGGTTGAGACTCTTCAGTTACTGAAATGCcataatattgaaaagaaaaaatacatttatatagttTTCACCCAGTTACCAAAAATCATGTAAACCAACTCATTTATAAtaagagtaaatgaatgaatcactTAACATATTTTCAATTCATAGGAACAGAAGAATCTTGACAGaagatacattttaatatatcatttatttttatcatttgccACTTGTATTATTTTGTACAAATTTACAAAATTGTTTAGAAAACTATTTTCACAACAGCATGTGTGACTTACTGTAACTTAAGCTTTAACTAACAAAAAAATTCAGTAGCTTTTCatgatattaaagaatatttgGTTTTCTAATACAATGAATCATacaataaatattaacatttattaattattaattaggGTCACATGGTTCTACATTTCTAAACTCATTTATCCCCACAAACTCTGAAATCAGCACTACTGTTCTGATTTTtcaatgaggaaaatgaggcccaaagaaaacaaaacaacaaaaaaacctagcTGAAGGTTACACATCTATTAAGCAGTAAAGCTGGCATTCAAAACCAGAGCTCTTACTCCTAACCATCTACATATAAAAACTTCACTCAAACcaatatacataaaaaaataaatgacacacacagaaaaactacaGCTCACTAAAATAGCAAATAATCTTGACACTGATACTGTATAAAGTTACTTGAAAAGAAGCTTTTTACTCCTCCAGTAATAAACTGCtttatctaattttctttttagactTTCTTCCTGgactttctttacatttttcctaAGCACTTACCCTGTGCTTATCTTACTAAAAAATCTAcggatttaaaaatcagaaaagtaggtataaaaaacaaaacaaaaccaggcaGTCTATAAGAAAGTAATCATCTTAAAGCTATCCGGTTGTTCATTCAACTACTGATAAAGGGTGGAAATTTCAAGGCACCTAAATATCAATACAATCCTACAATAAACAGAATTCTGTGGAGCCCGGAAAAATGTTCCAAAGCCTACTGAAACCATGATAAAAGTTCACAATATACAggtgaaaaaaaaaccaaacaaacacaaaacaagatGATCACATTTCACAAAACACGTGCATCTGTAtggacaagaaaaaaaagttaaagaacatAAAGATCAATAACCATGTCTTTTAAAATTcgtttctctattttttctaaaCTTTCTACGACAATAAAACTTCTAATACAAAACCTAATTTTTGAAAAGTACAGAAACAAGACATTACAATTACCAAACACAACTACTTATTGCATGCAACTATTAAAAAGTTTCCAGGAAAATTCTATTCCCTTAGCTCAGGTCGTTTCTCACCAtcctaaaaataacaaaatttcaaaaagcaACTAAATCAATGAACAGATATATTTCCCACTTAAAAAAACAAGGTATACGCAAAGAATTCCAGCAAATCTCTATCACTGCCCCACAACCTCACGTTAATTGGAGCGTTAAGTTTACAACTGAGTTTCCGGCTAATTTTCAAATTCACCTCACGCCTGATTCTAGCTCTCAACTTTTAAAACACAACAATGCATTTAACTGGGAACAAATGTTTAcgttacacaaaataaaaatacaaaaagacaacCACTAAATAACATGACCCACGCGATTTTCCTTCCTGAGTAAGCAACTATTTCTTTGCAAGTCTCTTCCCATTCAAATTGTGTGGAACCAAGGGTAAACTAGTAGCGATGACAAAAACAGCATGTTGGTCAAATATGTCAATTGGGGCAGAGGGAGCAAGAATATTTAGACCAGTACACGAACTCCACTTTCCACTTGCTAAATTTAGTAATTACTAGTAATTCAAAGTTTCCTTCCATCTTCGCCTCGAATATTCTGTCAAAATAGCTAACGTTAACTCGaactgttttaatttaaatttctaatcTACCAGACTATTTAAAATGCTACCTGGTGGAAGCCACAGGACATTAGGACCCAAATCATCTTCTCAAAGGATCCCGACCCCCAAATGGTCCGAAGCTTGCAATAATAAAGCGTATTTAAGATTATTCAAGAAACGGCCGTTAGACCCCTTTCCGGTCAAAGACACCGGCCGGCGAAATCCGCGGAGGcggagagggggaggggaagcgCGGCGGCAGAGCTGAGGAAGGAACTAGGCCCATCCCTGGTGGACAAGCAGGCCTACAGTAGCTAGACGGTAGGGGATGCCCAAACAGGACAGAAGGCTGAGCATCTTAAGTCGGTTCTAGAAGAGAGAGCCTGGGATTACCTCGGAAAGGGCGAAGTTCCTCGCCGGGAAGGGAGGGAgcggatgggggtgggggggccggaAAATGGATCCCAGGCCCAGGCGGGGCTGTAGCCGGGCCTGAGACGAGCAACGACAGCGTCTCCGAAGAAAGGTTCCATGGAGGGCCCCGTGGGGTCCCAGCGGTCCTTTGGGAGCAGAAGAGTCTGAGGAGCGCTTACCTTGATAGTTCCTGTTGAATTTCCCGGAATTTACTGACCACGAAAGACCTAAAAATCTGCTCGATGTTGGTCGCCATGGCGTCCGCTCCGTTCTCTCAACTCCTCCTCActagtcctccaggctcccagCATGCCTCGGGAGGAGGCGCAGCGGCCAATTCCGTCTCTCGCCGTCCTGATTGGCTCCTGTGGGAGAGCCCAGACCGGCACGCTCCGCCTCCGAACCTATCAGTGAGCACGGCCCCGCTCTCCTTCGCTGTTTCTGAGCGTCTAGGGTAGAGCTGCTGACGTTTGCGCCGCGCACGACTGTGTCCGCCATGTTAGTGACTGACGCAGGCGCCATTACAGGAGAAGTCTCTCTCGAGGTGGCTGTGTCAGCTTCAGTTGTCAGTCTTCACCAGCGTTCGTGGGGGAGGGGGCGTTTAAGAGGCTTATTTTAGTCACTAACTACCCGAGATTAAATTCCGTGAGGAAAGGGAGCGGGAAGGGCAACAGGGTGCTCCAACATGTCTCCCGCGTTTCGGCAGGGGAGATCCCTCCGGGAAAGCATATTATCAGCGCCTGCCCACCGTACGAAGAATAACGTTTTCATCCCCCCATCTCTCTCCCATGGCATCCTATAATCagctttccccccccccccccattttagCATTGGGTCAGAGGTCACGAGCCAGCTGAGCTCAAACCCTGGTGCATTGTAATCTCGTCAGGAGCCAGGCGCGTCACGAGACTTTTGCACAGTAGCCGGTCAGTTCTGATTCCTAAGCAACACACAAGCAGCTGAACATGGGTTTAGCATTTTGGCGCTCCCCACCCTCAGAGCTCAGGAGGTTCTGGAGGGGGAGAATAGATTTTACGTGGCACCTGGTACCACAAAATTAAACACTGTAAACGAGTAAGGCTTAAGAGATTTGCTCGGGAGGGGAGGTTCAGGCCGCGCCCGAGAGCGAGAGGGAATCGTTCTTGATTACCACGGGGTGGGGACCACGGGCCGCGCCAGCCAATGGGGAGGCGAAGCCAGTCGAGGGCGGGATGGGAGGGGTGTGCGCGCCGGATTCCGCGCGCCCAACTTCCGGCGCGCGTGGCGTGCGTTCCGATCCAGAGCGCTCGGCGAAGGTCTACGCGCCATCCCCAAGGTCCCCCCTGGATCGCCGGGTGAGTTTCCTATGCCTCTCAGTAAAGTTGCTTTACGGTTTGGTTTGGCGGATTTACTCTCAGGCATGAGATGAAACTATCTGAACCGGTTTGGCTGTAGGAATTGTCATCTCGTTTCCACATACCATGGGTGAAGGTTGGGCATGTGCTTTTTCAGTTTTAACTGAGGTTTACAACGGGTCTGTCATTTTCTCTGCTTTAGGTGTCAGGGCCCTTTTTGTACCTTTATGCTTTTTTTTATGTCATGCACCAGAATTGCATATTTTCTTGTTAATTCCGTTCTTTGTCTctagcaagttacttaatcccATTTTGCAGTTGGTTTCTATGTTGTGTTATTCACCAAGTCTTTTGAAATGGCTTTTCTCTGTTATGTTATCCATTCAGACGACTGAGGCCCAAGAAGGTTAAGTCCCTCCAGGTTTCCCAGCTAGTAAGTCTTAACCCAATCCCAGGTCTTCTGACTGAAGGGCTCCTAGCCTCTCCTGGATGTACATTCCCTCAGTCTTGAGTCCTAAAACTATTTCAGAGATCTATGGCGATAATCCTCTCACTGCCCCTGTAATTCACACTAATGTCTTCTCTAGATTTAAaggtatatttatttcaaatatttcaatacACATGGCAACTCTATGTTTTCCATTAACCATTTTCCTTTCTGAGATAACttagtaaatttttttcttcttcatattttcaaTTGTATCTGAAGCAAAATTGCTTCTGTTGGAATCTCACCCTCTGATCTGTGTGACCTgcagcaagttacttaacctaaCTGAACCTCAGATATGTTTATCAGAAAAGTGGATAGTAATCCTATCTGcctcatagaattttaaaattaaaagcttttagaGTAGCATCTGGCAAGAAGTGCTCAAGAAGTGTTTTTATATTAtcaatttagatttttctttaaatatgtatTCCTAGTATTTCATAAGTAACTGATTTCAGTTTTTCCTGTTACCAGTTTGCATTCTAATTAGATGTCTTCTGAAAATTAGTAAATGAATATGACAAATATGACAGATTATTCACTCTTTTGGCTTTCTAGAATTTCTATCCCTGAAGCATCAGTTTAGACAAAAGTAATCAAATGTAGCATGTTAGCATTCTTTTACTACTGAGTGTATGCACTTGtaataattacttaaaaataaatggcatttCAATTCTTACTATGCCTCATAAGGCACATTCTTAATTCCACCTTGTAAGATGCATAGAAATTGAATTGCAGACAGTAAGAGCTTAACCAAGGTCACATGCTAACTTGAGCGGAGAGATAGTTACCCATCCTGCTCAGCATCAGATGCCAGAACTAAGTGAGAGGtgtttaaatttgatttttgccttctccaccaatttcctttgggaggagggggctgctgcatcccatgggcttagctgccctttggcacgtgggatcttccgttccccaaccaggaatggaacgcacatcccctgcattggaaggcagatttttaaccactggaccaccagggaagtccctttgccAGCAtattgcacttaaaaaaaaaagatttatttacttatttgtatttttggctgcactggatcttttttgcttttgctttctctagttgcagagagcagggtctactctttGTTGTAGTGCATGGGCCTTTCATcatggtggcttcccttgttttggagcaggggctctagggtgaGGGGGCCCAGAAGTGCTCCCAGGCTCTAGGATGctagctcagtagttgtgacacacataCAACCaatgctccaaggcatgtgggatcttcccatactagggatccaacctgtgtctcctgcattggcaggtagagtctTCACcgctacaccaccagggaagccctgcaccaGCTTCTTAAATGGGGATCAGCAGACTATAGCTCTTGGTACCAATCCTTCCTACTACCTGTTTTTGTACAGCTCActaaataagaataattt is part of the Bos indicus x Bos taurus breed Angus x Brahman F1 hybrid chromosome 1, Bos_hybrid_MaternalHap_v2.0, whole genome shotgun sequence genome and encodes:
- the SON gene encoding protein SON isoform X2 — encoded protein: MATNIEQIFRSFVVSKFREIQQELSSGRSEGQLNGETNTPIEGNQAGDAAASARNLPNEDIVQKIEEVLSGVLDTELRYKPDLKEASRKSRCVSVQTDPTDEIPTKKSKKHKKHKNKKKKKKKEKEKKYKRQSEESESKPKSHHDGNIESDSFLKFDSEPSEMALEHSVRAFGLYDTSESPAVVLEPPVVSMEVSEPHILETLTPATKHTELSVASTSVVSMPSEQSVAVMLEPSTTKILDSFATAPVPTTTVVLKSSEPVVTVSVECQMKSVQKSLESTPPEPSKIMLLEPPVAKVLELSETLVSSETPTEVHPEPSTSTAMDFPESSATEVLRLPEQPVEGPSEIADSSMTRPQEMLELPKTTALELQESSVASVMELPGPPATSMPELQGPPVTPVLELPGPSATPAPELPGPLSTPVPELLGPPATAVPELAGPSVTSVPQLSQELSGLPAPSMGLEPPQEVPEPPVMAQELPGLPAVTTAVELPGQPVVTVAMELTEQPVTTTELEQPVGMTAVEHPGQPEVTTATGLLGQPEAAMVLELPGQPVATTALELSGQPSVTGVPELPGLPSATRALELSGQPVATGALELPGQLMAAGALEFSGQSGAAGALELLGQPLATGVLELPGQPGAPELPGQPVATVALEISVQSVVTTELSTMTVSQSLEVPSTTALESYNTVAQELPTTLVGETSVTVGVDPLMAQESHMLASNTMETHMLASNTMDSQMLASNTMDSQMLASNTMDSQMLASSTMDSQMLATSSMDSQMLATSSMDSQMLATSSMDSQMLATSSMDSQMLATSSMDSQMLATSSMDSQMLATSSMDSQMLATSSMDSQMLATSTMDSQMLATSSMDSQMLASGTMDSQMLASGSMDAQMLASGTMDAQMLASSTQDSAMLGSKSPDPYRLAQDPYRLAQDPYRLGHDPYRLGHDAYRLGQDPYRLGHDPYRLTPDPYRMSPRPYRIAPRSYRIAPRPYRLAPRPLMLASRRSMMMSYAAERSMMSSYERSMMSYERSMMSPMAERSMMSAYERSMMSAYERSMMSPMAERSMMSAYERSMMSAYERSMMSPMADRSMMSMGADRSMMSSYSAADRSMMSSYSAADRSMMSSYTADRSMMSMAADSYTDSYTDTYTEAYMVPPLPPEEPPTMPPLPPEEPPMTPPLPPEEPPEGPVLAAEQSALTAENTWSAEVPALAPEESVSLPEPPVSQSEIAEPLAVTANYSVSASEPSVLASEADVTVPEPQLEPESSVMSTPVESAAGAEEHEMVAERPVTYMVSETPTTSAEPTVLTSEPSVISETAETYDSMRASGQTASEVSMSLLEPAVPIAEPSQSTVDLPAMAVPEHPAGIVSETSTVAVPEPQAEAVLDPPAAAVQDPPAVAVLDPPAEAVPEPLALSEPEHVTVAVPVVSTLEPTVPILEPVVSILQPNVIVSEPSSCVQESTVTISEPPVTVSEQTQVIPAETVVESTAVILESSVIKGMNLLSGDQSIASEIGLQEIAMHSEEEPRAEGLLKSGSNETENCISTDLNINNHLIAQEMECSTVSAASTGAIGEMGEEAVLPTSETKQCTVLDTCPSVSETELGGTLSSVGPLVLESEAAGTGKDLEFGTASALSSVSKYDGEVSLTTQDTEHDMVISTSPSGGSEADIEGPLPAQDIHPDLSNNFINKDAEGSLLVQESDQMLAAVISPKESSGEDKEVSLTTKEILSDSGFPASIDDINEADLVRPLLPKDMERLTNLRAGIEGPLLPSEVERDKSAASPVVISIPEKASESSSEEKDDYEIFVKVKDTHEKSKKNKNRDKGEKEKKRDSSLRSRSKRSKSSEHKSRKRTSESRSRARKRSSKSKSHRSQTRSRSRSRRRRRSSRSRSKSRGRRSVSKEKRKRSPKHRSKSRERKRKRSSSRDNRKTGRARSRTPSRRSRSHTPSRRRRSRSGGRRSFSISPSRRSRTPSRRSRTPSRRSRTPSRRSRTPSRRSRTPSRRSRTPSRRRRSRSVVRRRSFSISPVRLRRSRTPLRRRFSRSPIRRKRSRSSERGRSPKRLTDLNKAQLLEIAKANAAAMCAKAGVPLPPNLKPAPPPTIEEKVAKKSGGATIEELTEKCKQIAQSKEDDDVIVNKPHVSDEEEEEPPFYHHPFKLSEPKPIFFNLNIAAAKPTPPKSQVTLTKEFPVSSGSQHRKKEADSVYGEWVPVEKNGEENKDDDNVFSSNLPSEPVDISTAMSERALAQKRLSENAFDLEAMSMLNRAQERIDAWAQLNSIPGQFTGSTGVQVLTQEQLANTGAQAWIKKDQFLRAAPVTGGMGAVLMRKMGWKEGEGLGKNKEGNKEPILVDFKTDRKGLVAVGERAQKRSGNFSAAMKDLSGKHPVSALMEICNKRRWQPPEFLLVHDSGPDHRKHFLFRVLRNGSPYQPNCMFFLNRY